A DNA window from Syntrophaceae bacterium contains the following coding sequences:
- the hisA gene encoding 1-(5-phosphoribosyl)-5-[(5-phosphoribosylamino)methylideneamino]imidazole-4-carboxamide isomerase: protein MIIIPAIDLKDGRCVRLAQGDFQRVTVYGEDPAQVARMWKDKGASRLHLVDLDGSLAGQPRNSDAVAAIVKASGLPVQIGGGIRSMDTIVSYLETGVSWVILGSALLKDESFVREACRRYPERIILGIDARGGKVSVEGWTEQSDITAVEMADRYRQEALHAIVYTDIHRDGMEQGVNVEATRALAEATGLPVIASGGVSGLRDIERLLVSGGPGILGVIVGRALYTGALNLEEAIAETVKADAAAARKGG from the coding sequence TTCCAGCGGGTGACCGTGTATGGGGAAGACCCCGCACAGGTTGCCCGGATGTGGAAGGACAAAGGGGCATCCCGCCTGCATCTGGTAGACTTGGACGGCTCCCTGGCAGGGCAACCCAGAAATAGCGACGCCGTGGCGGCCATCGTAAAGGCCTCCGGGCTCCCGGTTCAGATCGGAGGCGGTATTCGCAGCATGGATACCATTGTTTCCTATCTGGAGACCGGCGTTTCGTGGGTCATCCTGGGAAGCGCCCTTCTGAAGGACGAATCCTTCGTCCGGGAAGCCTGCCGCCGCTATCCGGAGCGGATCATCCTGGGAATCGACGCCCGCGGCGGGAAGGTTTCCGTCGAAGGCTGGACTGAACAATCCGACATCACCGCCGTGGAAATGGCGGACCGGTACCGGCAGGAAGCCCTTCATGCCATCGTCTACACGGACATCCACCGGGACGGCATGGAGCAGGGCGTCAACGTCGAGGCCACCCGAGCCCTGGCGGAGGCAACGGGCCTGCCGGTCATCGCCTCGGGGGGCGTATCGGGGTTGAGGGACATCGAGCGATTGCTGGTGTCCGGCGGCCCCGGCATTTTGGGCGTCATCGTGGGCCGGGCGCTTTATACGGGCGCCCTGAACCTGGAGGAGGCCATCGCCGAAACGGTCAAGGCAGACGCTGCCGCAGCAAGGAAAGGAGGGTGA